The region AGTCCCAATCATCAGCACAAACACCTGCAATGCCCTCTATCATCAGGACTCTGGAGAGCCCCAGGGGACACGGGACATCAAAAGCGACATGATATGTGCTGGCTTCGCAGCAGGACGACAGGACGCCTGCCACGTGGGTCTTGGCTCTACTTTAGATCCACAAGCTGGGGCCAGGCATAAAAATGGTGGCTTAGAGGGGTAGAGCCAATTGCTTGGCATCCCATGTGCTGCATGCCCATGGGGTGATCTGCAGTCACAAATGCACACTTGCAACAGCTCAGGGATTCTGACACCCTAATACAGGAAGAACAGAAGCCTTTTGGTTGTGGCTATAAACAACTGAAAATCAGAACACCTTGCTGTTCTCCTGTGAGTCATCCAGGAATCTATCAGTACATCCCAATGGATGATAAgagtaaacaaaaacaaaattaaggTTACAAAATAGTACTAAGTACTAAGAGAGCAGACTTGTCTCACACCCTTGGCTGTCTCTTCAGAAGCTGATGCCAGGACCtggagttttacagcccaatcctatccacactttcctgggagtaagccccattgactctaatgggacttacttctgagtagacatgcacaggattgggctcttagtcctatGTCTGTCTCAAAGGGCACACAGGTCTTTAGGTTGCTCCTGGATAGACGGGAGAGGTGATTTCCCCACTCGCCCCAAAAGAGCAAAAGAAGGTGATCCCTGGAAAAGGTCTCACGGCTCTCTGCTTTACCCCACATATATCACCACCATCTATTTAGGAATAGAATAACAAGacaataacaattaaaaacaatttgagTAGTCTTAAGTAATCGTTTTGGGGTCTTGATATTGTGTCAAGTcaacatgggcctatggcctgatccagtggggctgttcttatgttcttatattcttaacatCTTTCAaagtcctagagcaggggtgtccaaagtttttggcaggagggccacatcgtctctctgacactgtgtcaggggccgggcaaaaaaagagaattaatttacatttaaaatttgaataaatttacttaagtttacataaatgaatatattaaagatgaacttatatgaatgaatgaaggtcttgcaatagctcaaggcctataaaaggccttgcacaaagcaaggccagcctttcgtttgctgccactactgcatcacagatgtgaaacagcaagcagtggagggagttctcatcccacagctcacgcgagagttcaaacagtcaccctcatgctgagagcagttgcgtctggccagtgtgggctccaacaaatctccggagggccagaggctcattggagactgggggctccctgagggccatattgagaggcctcgagggtcgcaagtggccccagggccggggtttgggcacccctgtcctagagggttGTAGAGGGGCTTTCTTGATGACACACAAGTCTCCTACTTCTTCTTGCCTATTCTGTATAAGCTATTAAGTATAAGACACTAGATATCATCCTATATCCCATAATCCACTTAGTTTTTCTCTTCACAGGGCGATTCTGGAGGGCCACTGGTCTGCCTGATGGATGACTCCTGGCTGCAGGCGGGCGTGGTAAGCTGGGGAGAAGGGTGCGCCCAGAAAAACCGCCCTGGAGTTTATGCCCGTCTCACATATTACGAGTCTTGGATCCACAGCATAATACCGGAACTGAAATTTACAGCTGTGGGCACCAAAGGTCAGAGGCAGACTGTGATCAATCGGAGTTTCAACAGTGCATCAGCTGCAAGTTTTCAACTCACCTCCACCATCTTGAGCGTTGTCCTGTTACTGCTATCTTCAGAGTAGACTCTTTCGAGGAGGCCTGCTATTTTTCCTGGGAAGAGCATGTACAAATCCTATACACCGAGCTTGGAAGAGAATGTCAGAACTGCCAAGGAGGAGGCTTCTGGATCTGCTAGTGGACTGTTAAGTTGCATTAACTGAGCAATGCATTCCTCAGTTCTGATAAGGGGACGCTCCTGTTCTGTGTGTATGTATGCGAGATGGACTCAGTCTTCCACTGCTGGAAGAGATTTTGCTTCAGGCTATTGGAGCAGAAGTACTTATAATTGGATATTGCCTCTGGGCCTTACCTGATTTGCTTTCGGAAGTGGGTCATCCGGGTTCATTGGGTTTCAATTTTGAAAGCAGAAGTGCTTTTTGGGGTCTCATCGGGGAAGAAAAGTCATGAGGGTCCATTCCAGGCTCCAGGTGGGTATTGTAGGATTGCTGTCAGGTTCTAGATCTCAAttgtgccctttcagcagctgaaCAGCAGACAGAAAGCAGCAGGAGAGCCTTCTCCTGGCACTGAAAAGCTATAGAAGGAGAAGCTTTACCTGCTGGTGGTGTCTTCCTGTTATGCAGATGCCAAAGAAACGCCCCCACCAAGAAAAGGCTACAATGCTTAGGGGCTATTCCCAAAGCTCTGGAGAGAAGCCAGggcaggaaaactctgatctaaTTCAGGAAGTCCCTAAGGGTGCTGTCGCTCTTTGGTCACTGCACTCTTTGGTGCCGTGGCTCTTTGGTCACCCATGGATCTTCTGATACGGCATCTGGTTTGACCCTCAGCAGTACTTAAAAGATGGTAGTGTAGAGTCAAAACCCCAGAATTCCATCTTCACCTCTGAGAACTCTGAGGTTACAAATTAAAGCAGAAGGCAGGCACTTGCAATCTGCAGGGCCAAATtgtaggtaagaacataagaagagcctctctggatcaggccaaaggcccatctagtccaacttcctgtatctcacagtggcccaccaaatgcttcagggagcatacaagacaacagtaTTCCCTGCTTTCCTTGTATACCCTGCTTGCTTCAGAAGCATGGTCTGCAACTACATGAGCAGCTATAAACCAAGGGTGCTTCCACAGTGGATCCCTACAGTGCTACAAAAGCACTACTTTCTTGCAATTAGCTGCCTGCAGGATTAAATCAGAGGTTCTCTATAGAGTACCACATTCCCCTGCAGTGCCCTTCATAATGGTCAAGATCCTTCTGTAtcgtctgctcagaaataagttccgtTCAGCCAAGGGCCTTTCCAATGCTTTCAGCCTCTCATTTCAGGCCTGGCCATTTCATTACCAGTgtcagttaacccctgctaactgggccacaaagcaccttttaaagtagtaGTATCCTCTtgagttcagcagtgggagagaaactgtccctcttcaccctggcatggtgtcttttccagtgactgttgctggtgtcaCTTTTgcatcgtgtgtgtgtgtgtgtgtgatattgtgAGCCTTCTGGAGCCTGGAagcattaattaatttattttactatacaaaccactttgtgaactactttttgttgaaaagcagtatcaataataataataataataataataataataataataataataataattttcccttgggagggggaagctttcTTCTCATCATTTTATTTTCCAATTCCTCCTTTCCACCACCCCCcattattttaaaatagttttatagGGCAAAAAGCCAGTGAACCCTGAGTTAtcttccttcctttaaaaaaaaaataccgtaTAAGTTCTTCCCAGCCCACCATTCACTACCTCTGCAAACGgtggcagcttctcctccccacaaAGCCCTACTTCTGCTGCCATAAATGTTCTTGTTGCCATAAGATTGTTCTAGATATTGATTTGAGATTTGCTGTTATCAACCACCTTGCGCCATGTATATATCTGTGATCTTATTTATTGTTTGTACGTGACTAGGACAGATGGATTTTTGTAACCCCTTCATTTTTGCCAGCCCATCTGCCCCAAAAGGTCACCCATGTGCTTGCGTCATGGCACCCCTTGGCTCCCACATCCTGAtctgcctctttcctgcccttGCAATAAATTCCTTGGAACACTGGATGGAGCAAGGGTCCCTCCTTTGACCTCACCTGGCTCTTATCTGAAAGGACAGTCATGCCAACAATGCCAACAATGTTGCTGTTCTTGTTTTGATTAGGACATGGCTTCAAATggaagaaggggaagggaagatctctccTTGCATCTCTCATCTAGGGAACACAGATTATCCTCTTCTCTAATGGaaagaaaagtgggggggggggagtgattttcTGTGGACAAACCAGTAGGATGAGAAAGGATTAAGCAAACCACTCTCCTCCACTGGCTTTTGCCACCGGCTTTTTTCATATTGAAAAGGAGATTATTCTCATGCCTTCTGTGCCCAGGACCACTGAGAGCTGGTATTGGACCTGGGGCAAGATACCTAACTGCCCCCCCTCTTCCTAAATGTTCCTACAAACCTAAAGTTACTACATTATTAAAATAAGTTTTAGCATGAGTAAGATTGAAACTAAAAGAAAACATCTAACAGAATTGGATGATTGCCTTGTTTGTTTAAACAACATGGTTTAcatgtagtttgttaaggaatccgAGAGCTATTAAAGCTACTATAGTCTCCAAAATGCACTGGGGTAATAGAGGTGCACTGAAAGTGAATTAAAACTAGTGGAAATGCTGCCCTGGTTAGGCTGAGATTGAAGTACCCAAATTTATATTGTAATAAATTTATTTCGTACtgtgtagtttgttttgtcatgattCAGAGCTCTTggaaaccccgaccctggggattttgcctctctgccctccctgtcCTCAGGCTTGTCTGAAGCATGAGTCATGGCCCATGACTCATTTGTAGGATCACCCAATACAAAGTGggagagtgcctatacctttaaccatcttATAGAAAAGGGACTTTTCTATAAGAAAACCATGGCTCTTCAGCTCTGGCATgcgcagctcaacatgaaagggtttttAAAGCTACAGGGTTTGTATCTGACAACCCTACTCATTTGGCCCTATGGCTCAGTTGGCTGGCAAGCATCTTTCAGCAGCCTCATTAACTTACAATTTCCAGGACTTATCAGGAGAAGGCAGGCCCGTTACAGTGACAGAGCCAACAGGTTATTTGtagtgcaaaaaataaaaaaataaaaaaaaacttctgtaGTATGGAGGTTAAACATACAATGCACAGATGTCTCATTAATGGTTCCACACCACACTCTCACTTTCCTTTATAGACATGACAGCTAGCTACATCCACACCCACACCAGAAATTCCCCTTGTATTTgcagctggagaaaaaaaaatgtgctaaGAACTGACAATGTCACGGGTTCTTAACTACCAGTGTCTCTCCAGTACCCTACCAGCAAcaatcagccccctccccagaatccTTGTGCACATTTCAGGGAGGGAGGTAACATGCCTCTGTGACACTCAGCAATGTGCTGGGCAAAACATCCAGCAACATAAGCAGCAGCCAAAAGGAGTCCGCCCAAGGGTCTTTCTGGCTGAATAATGGTCAACACTGACAGGCAGAGTTCTTCACATTTTCAGGCTGGGCTTTCCCAGACCTGCCTAGAGGAATTGGGGATTGGAGGTCTGCATGCAATGCAAGGGTCTTAGACGAGGATTTTTCCCAGCATACAAGGCATGTGCTCTTCCAACAAAATGGTGCCAAAGGCAGGAAGCCCCAATTGTAACTAGCAGGCCTAGTtgatccatgaggccaactgaggcagttgcctcaggcagccgaTTGGCAGCCTTGCCCCCTCCTATGTGCCTCCATTGGGAGGAGCAGAGATtggcacatcacctggtaaggacaggggcagcatttagcacatTGTCAAGATGGCTTAGGCCAGCAGCCACCATGTTCTGCTTTGGCGCTCTGTTAAATGGCAGAGCTTTCTTCAGCTAGTTGAGATTTGACATTCTGCCACCTCTACCATCTTATTCTATCGCAAGCGTGAACCTGGCTTAAGCCAAAGTGAGAGACAAGGGGTAGGCCAGCAAAGCTGGCTAGTTCTTGGATCCCAGAACTGAGAGGTAATGTGGGTCTGCCCCCTCACCTTCCCAACGACACCATTTTTAAATTCAGAAAGAAACACACCGGTCAgtgttccttctccccccccctcccccacaggtgtGCAGAGCCCTACTGTGGCTGTACAGGTGTGGCTCTGGAGCACtcagtggtgatgtcattgccaagctACTGAACACCGAGAGGGAAATTGTGCATGGCTCTCCAGCCATGcaacttagagggaacactgatcAGCGCAGTGGCAACAAAGACAAACAGAAAAAGTCTGAACAGAACTTATTTGGTCAGCACAGAGAGTACAAATTTGCATATATTCACTAGTTTACATAAGTAGCACCTTTGGGGCAGAATGTGAGAACCCCTGTTCCAAAGTAAGGGAGAATCCAGCATttggggtgagggggggggggagagaagagatagACAGCTCATGTGCAAAGTGAAGAAGTCCTGCTCCCTCACCTGTGGATCATCTCTCCCCTTCACTTTTCACAAGTCCATAAAGTCCCATATTATTGGTGTTTACAAAACACTGAACTCTCTAGAGCTTTCCAAAATCTATCCACTAGGAACAATCGTACTCCTGATATGTCACCAAGGTAATGTATTTTCAAGAAAGTTCTGGTTTTACGGAGTAGGGGCCACATCAAAACCATTCACTTGGGCATGGAAAACATGAGAACACTGTTCAGTCCTACATCAGAAGGGTCCAGCTGAGGTAGGAGACGGTGAGGAGAAGCAGGCAATGGACATCTTTGGAGTCCGGACTGGAGTCGAATGTTGGCTCAGCGACTCGGTAATAAGTGACGTTCACAAGGCCAAACTGAACGCTGGGAAGATTTGTCTTTATCCAGTCCTCGTAAAAGCCAACGCGCGTGTAGACCCCTGGGCGGTTCGGGATCGCACACATGTCACCCCAGCTCACAATGCCTGCCACAAACCAGGCGCCATCCTCCTGGCAGACCAGGGGGCCCCCGGAGTCACCCTAagtggagagaaagaggaaatgattGCCCAAGATTGTGCCCCTCAATCCAAACATACCCTTCTTGGTGGACTCTCTCCTACCTCCTTTTATAGCTAGAGATTACCTATTACAGCTTACAGGGCcggcccttccatgaggccagctgaagtagCTGCTTCAGGCGGTATATGGGCAAGTtgtctctgcctgcctccttgccttcactgcttccccttctctttccactctctggagtggaaaaggaagagggggacaaagaggaaatgtggagaggaggagagtgctgagctagaacactggagagcggGAGGGGCAGAGGTTGCCACACCATCGGATAGGGGGTAGCATTTGACATACCACCACAGGCATCAGGTGCCAGCCCTTTGGGCCAGCCCAGTATACAGATACTTTTTCCCAAGCTGCTGCTAAACATGTGCAGCATGCCGTCCGCTCAGTACATATGGGATTGGGCCTTCCAGAATTTTACCTGTCAGATTGCCCCCTGCATCTGCTAACGTGCCGCCAAACCCCACCAAGCAAATACTCTCGTATCTTAGCACAGAATCCTTGGCATCCTCGCTACAGTCCCAAGCCAGCGTCCTCTCTTACCAAACAGGCATCTTTCTCTCCCTTGGCATAGCCAGCACAGATCATGTCATCCTGGATCTCTCGGGCACTGGCTTTGATATTTGTGCCAATATGGTACATGGCATCACAGGCCAATGTGCCAATCAAGGGCAGCTGGATCTGTTGTAGCGTCTTGGGAGCCGCAAGGGTCGCTGGTGAGCAAAAGAACGATGGTAGAGAAGAGAAAGTGAGAACGAGAAAACAAGCAATAAGTTTCACACCACTGTGGGACAGGTTGCAAATTATCTCCCTCCCACCTTAAAAATGGCTACATCCATTTGTTCTTACCCCACCCCTGGCCCTGCACATCACCTAACAAAACAGCCAAAAAATGTCATATTTCTTTCCACTAATTTCACCTTTCCTCTTGAGTTTAGTCATGCCTAAAtacctcccactccctccttaAAGCCCCACCCCTTCTAAGCTCCTCCCAATTAATGACCTGCCTCTAATGGCACTTCAAGTCATGCTTAACAATTAGGCCTGCACTTAATTAATACTTCTTTTCCCCATTTTGATGTACTTCCTTCTGAGCCTATCCAGATGCCTTCTCTAGCCTCAGTTCCCTTCCTGTTCCCCCCAAGTATCACAATCGCATTTACTGGTCTTATGTCTCCCCACCGCACTTCACAATGCCTCCTCACCTCCATACTGTGGGGCTCCCCATCCTGTCACCCAGCACAAGGTGCCATTTGGAAACTGGACCTGAGCATCTGGGAGACAGGCCGGAAGGATGCTTTGGGTGAAGCGGACAGGATGCTCCAGGCGGGCTAAAGCTATATCCCCACTGGTCCCATCGCCGTCATAGCCACTGTGCACAATCACCTGGGACAATTTTGACCACACAGCATTGGGGTCTGAGTTCAAGAGCTGGAAGTTCCCCAGGTTTACTAGGTAACGAGAGTGTTCTGTATACCTGTTGGTAGAAAGCACCAAGAGTCAGGATTTCTGGGGGAGTTGAGGGGCAAACAGGGACATATTGTGTAGTATTTATTCAAATTatccagtggtgtccaaactttttggcaggagggccacatcatctctctgacactgtgtcgagggccagggaaaaaaaaagaattaatttacatttcaaatttgaataaatttgcataaatgaatatattagagatggaactttatatgaatgaatgaaggtcttgtaatagctcaaggcctacaaaggccttgcacaaagcaaggccagcctttcctttgctgccgctgctgcatcacagatgtgaaacagcaagaagtggagggagccctcgtctcacagctcatgcaagaggtcaaacatttggctgtcatgctgagagcagttgcatcaggccagtgtgggctccagcaagtctccagagggccagaggctcattggagactgggggctccctgagggccggattgggagtcctcgagggccacaagtgaccccagggccggggtttgggcacccctaaaaTTATCAATCAAGCTATGCCAACAGTCTCCTTACCATCCCAAACCATCATCCCTCCTGAGctccaagggctcacaatcacagCCACTACCTCTGTCCTGGCTGCCAATTGTCCTCCTGTCACTTGACAAGAAGACACAGCATTGTCCACCATATTTGTTGCACTGTGGCAGCCATTATGCTTTACAATGTACATTAATATCATTGCAAAGAAACATGAGAGTGCTGGACCAGTAGATTGGCATCAGTGACTGAGGTTCTGTTTCCACTCACCGAGGGAAGCAATGGGCCGCTGTCAGCACCCACTCAGCATTGATGAGGGTCGCACCACAGGTGTGCTTTCTGTCATACTGGAGGCTGGCTTGCCACGGCCAAGCCCCCCGAGAGGCATCTTCTCCCCCCACAATACGGTTTTTGGCCACCACCTGGCCACACACTGTtggaatatgagagagagagagagagagagagaggaaaagaagtTTGCTAAAAATATGGTCTCATGTTTCTAGTTTTTGGCCTCCTTCTCAAAGTGTCCAGGTACGCATGTAAACTCTTAGAATTAAGGGCAGAAACAAAGGGAAAGACTTTGTCactagcagggctggcccaaggcttCCTAGCAGCAAAGGgggtgtgccaaatgctaccctttcctggtgatgtgccagcttttgcttctcctgcttcccagattgaaaaagaaagagagggccggtgtggaggagaggtgagtggtggACTAGGCAGCCTCtgaggaggagaagcaggggtgggtgagtgggcaggtggaggtgggcacCCCATCAATCAGCTGCCGAAAGCCACCAGTCAATGTCGTGGATGGGCTGCCCTGGTTCCTAGAGCCCATCCATATGCGTCTTCTCCACTCCTAATAATTTTGCAGTGTGGTTCCACAAGGTATTGCTATTTAGCTCCACCTCCTTGGTCCATTCGGCTCCACTGCTGACCTGCTAgatgtgacaccactgcttctgcAGTTCAGGCAAACCAGTTCCCAGCACAATGATGGAAAATGACTCAACATCTCCCCAAAGGACGGGGACAGCTGGTGTTGGCAtgcgtcataagaacataagaacataagaacagccccactggatcaggccataggcccatctagtccagcttcctgtatctcacagcggcccaccaaatgccccagggagcacaccagataacaagagacctcatcctgatgccctcccctacatctggcattctgacttaacccattcctaaaatcaggaggttgcgcatacacatcatggcttgtaccccataatggatttttcctccagaaacttgtccaatccccttttaaaggcgtccaggctagacgccatcaccacatcctgtggcaaggagttccacagaccgaccacacgctgagtaaagaaatattttcttttgtctgtcctaacccgcccaacactcaattttagtggatgtcccctggttctggtgttatgtgagagtgtaaagagcatctccctatccactctgtccatcccctgcataattttgtatgtctcaatcatgtcccccctcaggcatctcttttctaggctgaagaggcccaaacgccgtagcctttcctcatagggaaggtgccccagccccgtaatcatcttagtcgctctcttttgcaccttttccatttccactatgtcttttttgagatgcggcgaccagaactggacacagtactccaggtgtggccttaccatcgatttgtacaacggcattataatactagccgttttgttctcaatacccttcctaatgatcccaagcatagaattggccttcttcactgccgccgcacattgggtcgacactttcatcgacctgtccaccaccaccccaatatctctctcctgatctgtcacagacagctcagaacccatcagcctatatctaaagttttgattttttgccccaatgtgcatgactttacacttactgacattgaagcgcatctgccattttgctgcccattctgccagtctggagagatccttctggagctcctcacaatcacttctggtctttaccactcggaaaagtttggtgtcatctgcaaacttagccacttcactgctcaaccctgtctccaggtcatttatgaagaggttgaaaagcaccggtcccaggacagatccttggggcacaccgcttttcacctctctccattgtgaaaattgcccattgacacccactctctgcttcctggcctccaaccagttctcaatccacgagaggacctgtcctctaattccctgactgtggagttttttcagtagcctttggtgagggaccgtgtcaaacaccttctgaaagtccagatatataatgtccacgggttctcccgcatccacatgcctgttgaccttttcaaagaattctataaggtttgtgaggcaagacttacccttacagaagccatgctgactctccctcagcaaggcctgttcgtctatgtgttttgagatcctatctttgatgaggcattccatcatcttacccggtatggatgttaggctgaccggcctatagtttcccgggtcccccctctttccctttttaaaaataggcgtgacatttgctatcctccaatctactggcaccgtggccgttttgagggacaagttgcataccttagtcaagagatctgcaacttcattcttcaattccttaataacccttgggtggatgccatcagggcccggtgacttattgatctttaatttatcaatgaggtctgaaacatcttctcttttaacctctatctgacttaactcctcggttaggaggggccgttcgggcagcggtatctgcccgaggtcttctgccgtgaagacagtacacacagtggcatcattagggttagtgtcacccagtgcagagggaagggggtgaaatgaggtgggaagagggcagcaacaagagcaggcagaacaggacaggaaggggtggaacagggtgtcACTGGGTACACCTGGCTTTTCAATTCATCAATGGGCCAAGGTTTACCCATGTGAGGGGCAGATTGAGGCTTCCCCTCGGCCACAGGCATGGCAGCCATACTCATGGCCAAGTTCCCTTATCCACATCCCTTACTGCCAACATCTGCAGCAGAAGAAGCTCCAGAGCCTagatctaccaggcttcccaatgtggagcccaggtctacctgcccagtagacctggcctcccagttGGCCCTGCCTCCATCTTACACTTTTTACAAGGCCAGCTGACATTTCCCGCTCCCCTTCCCTGGTGTCACCTAGTacaatctgcaccccccccccataatcccCTAGTGATGCAACTCAGCGCACTCCCCCTATATTACATGGAACCAATCAGTCAGTCAGAGTACCATCCAAACCAGCTTCTAGCTTGACATCCTA is a window of Tiliqua scincoides isolate rTilSci1 chromosome 5, rTilSci1.hap2, whole genome shotgun sequence DNA encoding:
- the LOC136653428 gene encoding serine protease 27-like translates to MRTPLFLFLCLSILPLSQGGAQNGIQTVCGQVVAKNRIVGGEDASRGAWPWQASLQYDRKHTCGATLINAEWVLTAAHCFPRYTEHSRYLVNLGNFQLLNSDPNAVWSKLSQVIVHSGYDGDGTSGDIALARLEHPVRFTQSILPACLPDAQVQFPNGTLCWVTGWGAPQYGATLAAPKTLQQIQLPLIGTLACDAMYHIGTNIKASAREIQDDMICAGYAKGEKDACLGDSGGPLVCQEDGAWFVAGIVSWGDMCAIPNRPGVYTRVGFYEDWIKTNLPSVQFGLVNVTYYRVAEPTFDSSPDSKDVHCLLLLTVSYLSWTLLM